Proteins from a single region of Argiope bruennichi chromosome 6, qqArgBrue1.1, whole genome shotgun sequence:
- the LOC129972568 gene encoding mediator of RNA polymerase II transcription subunit 28-like isoform X1: MAVAPGIHIVEDFEKAFQDCLAALTNPDLHNARDSDEIRTTVDLTIQRFLDVSKQMDCFFLQKRLLLSVQKPEHLLVENIQELAAEVKRKDELIEKYNAKIQTWQNLLQDVPGMPRPQPPPAPPQPPQNLPAMQGSPSPMQPQVVPQPGTAAHGHHMMHPHNMPPMTSSPAPVQPGMMMQSQPMHPQQHMGAAQQPGGLQGPLAYLERTMSNIGMLDPGR, translated from the exons ATGGCTGTTGCACCAGGTATTCATATTGTGGAAGATTTTGAAAAGGCATTTCAg GATTGTTTAGCTGCTTTGACGAATCCCGATCTGCACAATGCCAGGGACTCTGATGAAATTCGTACCA cTGTAGATCTTACAATTCAACGTTTTCTTGATGTCTCTAAACAAATGGATtgcttttttcttcaaaaaagactCCTTCTATCTGTACAAAAACCAGAACATTTATTAGTTGAA aacataCAAGAATTAGCAgctgaagtaaaaagaaaagatgaaCTCATTGAAAAATACAATGCTAAGATTCAAACATGGCAAAACTTATTGCAAGATGTACCAGGCATGCCAAGACCACAGCCTCCTCCTGCACCACCTCAACCACCCCAGAATTTGCCAGCCATGCAGGGCTCACCTTCTCCAATGCAACCTCAAGTTGTACCACAGCCAGGTACCGCTGCACATGGCCATCACATGATGCATCCACATAATATGCCTCCAATGACTTCATCCCCTGCCCCTGTTCAACCAGGCATGATGATGCAGTCACAACCAATGCATCCTCAACAACACATGGGAGCTGCCCAACAACCAGGTGGTTTGCAAGGTCCACTTGCGTATCTTGAAAGGACTATGTCTAATATTGGTATGCTGGATCCTGGACGATAA
- the LOC129972568 gene encoding mediator of RNA polymerase II transcription subunit 28-like isoform X3, with translation MAVAPGIHIVEDFEKAFQDCLAALTNPDLHNARDSDEIRTTVDLTIQRFLDVSKQMDCFFLQKRLLLSVQKPEHLLVENIQELAAEVKRKDELIEKYNAKIQTWQNLLQDVPGMPRPQPPPAPPQPPQNLPAMQGSPSPMQPQVVPQPGTAAHGHHMMHPHNMPPMTSSPAPVQPGMMMQSQPMHPQQHMGAAQQPGHL, from the exons ATGGCTGTTGCACCAGGTATTCATATTGTGGAAGATTTTGAAAAGGCATTTCAg GATTGTTTAGCTGCTTTGACGAATCCCGATCTGCACAATGCCAGGGACTCTGATGAAATTCGTACCA cTGTAGATCTTACAATTCAACGTTTTCTTGATGTCTCTAAACAAATGGATtgcttttttcttcaaaaaagactCCTTCTATCTGTACAAAAACCAGAACATTTATTAGTTGAA aacataCAAGAATTAGCAgctgaagtaaaaagaaaagatgaaCTCATTGAAAAATACAATGCTAAGATTCAAACATGGCAAAACTTATTGCAAGATGTACCAGGCATGCCAAGACCACAGCCTCCTCCTGCACCACCTCAACCACCCCAGAATTTGCCAGCCATGCAGGGCTCACCTTCTCCAATGCAACCTCAAGTTGTACCACAGCCAGGTACCGCTGCACATGGCCATCACATGATGCATCCACATAATATGCCTCCAATGACTTCATCCCCTGCCCCTGTTCAACCAGGCATGATGATGCAGTCACAACCAATGCATCCTCAACAACACATGGGAGCTGCCCAACAACCAG GACATTTATAA
- the LOC129972568 gene encoding mediator of RNA polymerase II transcription subunit 28-like isoform X2, with protein sequence MAVAPGIHIVEDFEKAFQDCLAALTNPDLHNARDSDEIRTTVDLTIQRFLDVSKQMDCFFLQKRLLLSVQKPEHLLVENIQELAAEVKRKDELIEKYNAKIQTWQNLLQDVPGMPRPQPPPAPPQPPQNLPAMQGSPSPMQPQVVPQPGTAAHGHHMMHPHNMPPMTSSPAPVQPGMMMQSQPMHPQQHMGAAQQPGGLQGPLAYLERTMSNIGHL encoded by the exons ATGGCTGTTGCACCAGGTATTCATATTGTGGAAGATTTTGAAAAGGCATTTCAg GATTGTTTAGCTGCTTTGACGAATCCCGATCTGCACAATGCCAGGGACTCTGATGAAATTCGTACCA cTGTAGATCTTACAATTCAACGTTTTCTTGATGTCTCTAAACAAATGGATtgcttttttcttcaaaaaagactCCTTCTATCTGTACAAAAACCAGAACATTTATTAGTTGAA aacataCAAGAATTAGCAgctgaagtaaaaagaaaagatgaaCTCATTGAAAAATACAATGCTAAGATTCAAACATGGCAAAACTTATTGCAAGATGTACCAGGCATGCCAAGACCACAGCCTCCTCCTGCACCACCTCAACCACCCCAGAATTTGCCAGCCATGCAGGGCTCACCTTCTCCAATGCAACCTCAAGTTGTACCACAGCCAGGTACCGCTGCACATGGCCATCACATGATGCATCCACATAATATGCCTCCAATGACTTCATCCCCTGCCCCTGTTCAACCAGGCATGATGATGCAGTCACAACCAATGCATCCTCAACAACACATGGGAGCTGCCCAACAACCAGGTGGTTTGCAAGGTCCACTTGCGTATCTTGAAAGGACTATGTCTAATATTG GACATTTATAA
- the LOC129972314 gene encoding guanine nucleotide-binding protein G(o) subunit alpha-like encodes MGACLSLDEEERRAQLRSEEIDRQLAELAKQERNVIKILLLGAGESGKSTLVKQMKIIHSDGFTIEELKSFKPTVLDNILSSMKYVLTGMGILRINLENAKNKVHAQTILSCQCCFDENYSMLPYIASALRSLWADKGVRLAVARGYEYELNDSALYLFEGMDRICSEKYVPTATDVLRARVRTTGIIETHFKINDFVIRMFDIGGQRSERRKWIQCFDDVGALLFVVALSGYDMVLQEDNSVNRLQESLQLFSSICNNRFFINTSMILFLNKLDLFREKILYSGRHLRYYMADYDGPDYDVDSGALFAQHKFQAQNKHTGKVIYPHFTTATDTSNVQVVFQVVMDTIVRENLKTATLL; translated from the exons ATGGGGGCATGTCTAAGTCTTGATGAAGAGGAAAGACGCGCTCAGTTGCGAAGCGAAGAAATCGATAGACAACTCGCTGAACTCGCAAAGCAAGAGCGAAATGTCATTAAGATATTACTCTTGG GGGCTGGTGAGAGTGGGAAAAGTACCTTGGTGAAGCAGATGAAAATAATCCATAGTGATGGATTTACTATTGAAGAACTAAAGAGCTTTAAG ccAACAGTGTTGGATAACATATTAAGTTCCATGAAATATGTTCTTACAGGAATGGGAATTCTGcgtattaatttagaaaatgccaaaaataag GTTCATGCTCAAACTATTTTATCCTGCCAATGCTGCTTTGATGAAAACTATTCCATGCTGCCATATATTGCCAGTGCCCTAAGAAGCTTATGGGCTGATAAAGGAGTTAGACTTGCTGTAGCTAGAGgatatgaatatgaattaaatgatTCTGCTCTATA tttgtttgAGGGTATGGATCGAATTTGCTCAGAGAAATATGTGCCAACAGCTACCGATGTCCTGAGAGCTCGAGTACGCACAACTGGAATAATTGAAACTCATTTCAAGATAAATGATTTTGTGATAAG AATGTTTGATATTGGTGGACAAAGATCTGAGCGTAGAAAATGGATTCAATGTTTCGACGATGTTGGTGCTCTTCTATTTGTTGTTGCTTTGAGTGGCTATGATATGGTATTGCAAGAGGACAATTCAGTG aATCGCCTGCAAGAAAGTTTGCAGCTGTTTTCTTCAATATGCAACAATCGATTTTTCATTAATACATCAATG attttatttctcaACAAACTCGATTTGTTTCGTGAAAAGATTTTATACTCTGGCCGACATCTTCGTTACTATATGGCTGATTATGATG gaCCAGACTATGATGTTGACAGTGGAGCACTATTTGCTCAGCATAAATTTCAAGCCCAAAACAAGCATACTGGAAAAGTAATTTATCCCCATTTCACTACAGCTACAGATACCAGTAATGTCCAGGTTGTTTTCCAAGTTGTTATGGATACAATTGTAAGGGAAAATTTAAAGACAGCTACGTTGTTGTGA